A window from Candidatus Rickettsiella viridis encodes these proteins:
- a CDS encoding type III PLP-dependent enzyme, protein MKLQTIASIAKTYPTEPVFAFRPASLTRAIKFFCTQFNGHILYAVKTNPEKHVIQSMYAQGIRAFDVASHEEIRLTRELAPQAKLYFMHPIKSPYAIQQAYFNYGVRHFSLDSSEELNKILRATKHAKDLCLHLRLAIPHSFAKLNLAGKFGVGLHRAPGLLKKIRKTAYKLGTSFHVGSQCMHPDAYRMAIRLAHKVLNDAKVDIDFFNVGGGFPSIYPGMVPPPLENYFTAIHEEFFSVKSDYPAIQLLCEPGRSLVAESTSLIVCVELRKKNKLYINDGTYGSLFDAGIPQFNFPVRLLYQKDTTTVSNFPFSFFGPTCDSLDYMKGPFYLPRNIKTGDYIEIGQLGAYSRTLSTQFNGFKQHPGIVVVSDAPLLTMYPSEIATY, encoded by the coding sequence ATGAAACTTCAAACTATTGCTAGCATCGCAAAAACTTACCCTACGGAACCTGTTTTTGCCTTTAGACCGGCTAGTTTAACGCGCGCTATCAAGTTTTTTTGCACACAGTTCAATGGGCATATCTTATATGCAGTAAAAACCAACCCTGAAAAACATGTGATCCAATCCATGTACGCACAAGGTATTCGAGCGTTCGATGTAGCTTCCCATGAAGAAATTCGATTGACAAGAGAACTCGCTCCACAGGCCAAACTTTATTTTATGCATCCCATAAAATCGCCCTATGCTATTCAGCAGGCGTATTTTAACTATGGCGTTCGCCATTTTTCATTGGATTCTAGTGAAGAGCTGAATAAAATTTTGCGTGCTACAAAGCATGCGAAAGATCTTTGTCTGCACTTACGTTTAGCGATTCCTCACTCTTTTGCTAAACTTAATCTAGCTGGAAAATTTGGTGTTGGTTTACACCGAGCACCGGGATTATTAAAAAAAATTCGCAAAACTGCTTATAAATTAGGCACTAGTTTCCATGTAGGTTCCCAATGTATGCACCCCGATGCCTATCGTATGGCAATTCGCTTAGCACATAAAGTTTTAAACGATGCCAAAGTGGACATTGATTTTTTTAATGTAGGCGGTGGGTTCCCTTCGATTTATCCAGGAATGGTTCCACCCCCCTTAGAAAATTACTTTACCGCAATACACGAGGAGTTTTTTTCTGTTAAGAGCGATTATCCAGCCATTCAATTGTTGTGTGAGCCAGGACGATCTTTGGTCGCTGAGAGTACCTCGCTAATTGTTTGTGTAGAACTTAGGAAAAAAAATAAACTCTATATTAATGATGGAACTTACGGTAGTTTGTTTGACGCAGGTATTCCTCAATTTAACTTTCCTGTACGGTTGTTATATCAAAAAGATACAACAACTGTAAGTAATTTTCCGTTTAGTTTTTTTGGCCCTACTTGTGATTCATTGGATTATATGAAGGGTCCATTTTATTTGCCGCGCAATATAAAAACTGGCGATTACATTGAAATCGGTCAGTTAGGTGCCTATAGCCGAACGCTATCAACACAATTTAATGGGTTTAAACAACATCCAGGTATTGTTGTAGTCTCAGATGCACCCTTGTTAACCATGTACCCTAGTGAAATAGCAACATACTGA
- a CDS encoding RelA/SpoT family protein, which yields MHLFSELKQEAQEYLPPDQVERIYHAYQFAAKAHAGQQRHSGDPYITHPLAVAKILAQMHMDAQTLIVALLHDVIEDTAIEKNSLANTFGPEIAELVDGMSKLTQIQFQSRAEAQAENFRKMLLAMAKDIRIILIKLADRLHNMRTLSVVPPEKRQRIARETLDIYAPIAQRLGMHALRVELEDLCLWNLHPWRHRILETALQKTRRKRKALISKIEAEIKTAFQKNHLRPTAIWQKKKHLYPIYKKMRENHLGFNEIIDIPIFCILVDNIDSCYRVLGTVHNLYKPLPDHFHDYIALPKANGYQALHTTLFGPSTSIHIQIRTTSMDKCAEHGIVSYWLDQNKESELRPHLRAREWLKRLLDIQKTTSSSLEFIESVKIDLFPSDIYIFTPKGDIIELPQKATPIDFAYAIHSDIGNHCVTVKIDQQPVPLSTALQSGQTVEIMTDPEAVPDSRWLNFVTTGRARSHIRQFFKAKQHNEAVQLGQRLLDNTLSPLGKESTHLSPKHSTKTLSKFHYASFEDLLEAIGLGYVHPLIIASSLTNLKTTAKKDSPSPLPLFIKNAENSLITFSECCRPIPDDEIIGLLNAGHGLTIHLQRCKYAVRLLKKNKDRAILVQWEKITEGFYKTDLYIEILNQRGALALLTNRIAKANTNIDNLRVENHDREHSIIHFTLSVRNRKHLAKIIRLLRTTKAIVKITRHRALST from the coding sequence ATGCATCTGTTTAGTGAACTCAAACAAGAAGCGCAAGAATATTTACCACCCGATCAAGTCGAACGTATCTACCACGCTTATCAATTTGCCGCTAAAGCACATGCTGGCCAACAGCGGCATAGTGGCGATCCTTATATTACTCATCCGCTTGCTGTGGCTAAAATCTTGGCGCAAATGCATATGGATGCACAAACCCTGATCGTTGCACTCCTGCACGATGTCATTGAAGATACCGCTATCGAAAAAAATAGCTTAGCCAACACCTTTGGCCCTGAAATTGCAGAGCTCGTCGATGGTATGAGCAAACTCACCCAAATTCAATTTCAAAGCCGTGCCGAAGCACAAGCAGAAAACTTCCGCAAAATGCTGCTCGCAATGGCAAAAGATATACGTATCATTCTCATTAAGCTGGCGGATCGTTTGCATAATATGCGTACCTTATCCGTTGTTCCGCCGGAAAAACGTCAACGCATTGCGAGAGAAACTCTAGATATCTACGCGCCGATTGCGCAACGTCTAGGAATGCATGCGCTACGTGTTGAACTCGAAGATCTGTGCTTATGGAATCTTCATCCTTGGCGTCATCGTATTTTAGAAACCGCATTACAGAAAACTAGACGAAAACGTAAGGCATTAATAAGCAAGATCGAGGCTGAAATAAAAACTGCTTTTCAAAAAAACCACTTACGTCCCACTGCTATTTGGCAGAAAAAAAAGCATCTTTACCCTATTTATAAAAAAATGCGTGAAAATCATTTAGGGTTTAATGAAATTATTGATATTCCGATTTTTTGCATTCTTGTAGACAATATTGATAGTTGTTATCGTGTTTTAGGTACCGTTCATAATCTCTATAAGCCATTACCCGATCATTTTCATGATTATATAGCCCTACCCAAAGCCAATGGCTACCAAGCCTTACACACTACCTTATTTGGACCTAGCACTTCTATACACATTCAAATCCGCACTACCAGCATGGATAAATGCGCTGAACACGGCATCGTGAGTTATTGGTTAGATCAAAACAAGGAAAGCGAACTTAGGCCGCATTTACGCGCTCGTGAATGGCTAAAACGATTACTTGATATTCAAAAAACAACCTCAAGCTCATTAGAGTTTATAGAAAGTGTCAAAATCGATCTGTTTCCTTCTGATATTTATATTTTTACGCCTAAAGGCGATATCATTGAGCTACCCCAAAAAGCCACACCTATCGATTTTGCCTATGCGATCCACTCGGATATAGGAAACCATTGTGTTACGGTTAAAATTGATCAACAACCTGTCCCCTTAAGTACGGCATTACAAAGTGGCCAAACCGTGGAAATTATGACTGATCCAGAAGCCGTGCCAGACTCACGTTGGTTAAATTTTGTAACTACTGGACGTGCGCGTAGCCATATCCGTCAATTTTTTAAAGCCAAACAACATAACGAAGCCGTTCAACTAGGACAGCGTTTACTCGACAACACATTAAGCCCCCTCGGAAAAGAGAGCACACATCTATCGCCCAAACACAGCACTAAAACATTGAGTAAATTTCATTATGCATCCTTTGAAGATTTACTCGAAGCGATTGGATTAGGCTATGTTCACCCATTAATAATTGCTAGCTCACTGACAAATTTAAAAACAACTGCAAAAAAAGATAGTCCAAGTCCATTACCTTTATTCATTAAGAACGCAGAGAATAGTTTAATTACATTCTCTGAATGCTGCCGTCCTATTCCAGACGATGAGATCATAGGCTTACTCAACGCAGGTCATGGCCTTACAATACACTTACAACGTTGTAAATATGCGGTACGGTTATTGAAAAAAAACAAAGATCGCGCTATTCTCGTACAATGGGAAAAGATTACCGAAGGCTTTTATAAAACTGACCTCTATATTGAAATTTTAAACCAACGCGGCGCTCTTGCGCTTCTAACGAATCGCATTGCTAAAGCAAACACTAACATCGATAACCTCCGAGTTGAAAACCATGATAGAGAACATAGTATTATTCACTTCACACTATCCGTCAGAAATCGAAAGCATCTTGCTAAAATTATTCGCTTACTCCGTACTACTAAAGCTATCGTAAAAATTACACGTCACCGAGCACTTTCGACATAA